One part of the Bdellovibrio bacteriovorus genome encodes these proteins:
- a CDS encoding SDR family oxidoreductase gives MDFKGKNVFITGANRGIGAALVKACLRRGVAKVYAAARDKNKLPINEDPRVVPVQLDITNFEQISEAVSSAADVQILINNAGTLHAGSFLEGNRDGFIQDMQVNYFSTMDVMRAFVPVLKRNSDGRIVNIVSIAKFVNFPFIAGYSASKAALYSMTQAARIELSPYGIAVHAVNPGAIDTDMNKGAEMDMTSPADVADSILAHVEREVLDIVPDKIGQEMFKVWQESPVKLENLAKDMYFKKPVP, from the coding sequence ATGGATTTCAAAGGAAAGAATGTTTTTATCACCGGAGCCAACCGCGGAATCGGTGCCGCTTTAGTCAAGGCCTGCCTCCGTCGGGGTGTCGCCAAGGTTTACGCTGCCGCCAGAGATAAAAACAAATTGCCGATAAATGAAGACCCGCGCGTGGTTCCCGTTCAGCTCGATATCACCAACTTTGAGCAAATCAGTGAAGCGGTGTCGTCCGCTGCCGACGTGCAGATTCTGATCAACAATGCCGGCACTCTTCATGCCGGAAGTTTTTTGGAAGGGAATAGGGACGGCTTCATCCAGGACATGCAGGTTAATTACTTCTCGACAATGGATGTGATGAGGGCCTTTGTCCCCGTGCTTAAGCGCAACAGCGACGGTCGTATTGTGAATATCGTGTCGATAGCCAAGTTCGTGAACTTTCCTTTTATTGCTGGATATTCGGCATCCAAAGCCGCTCTTTATTCAATGACTCAGGCGGCTCGTATCGAACTTAGTCCCTACGGTATTGCCGTGCATGCGGTGAATCCGGGTGCCATCGATACGGACATGAATAAAGGTGCCGAGATGGATATGACCTCTCCGGCCGACGTAGCAGACAGTATCTTGGCTCACGTCGAAAGAGAGGTTTTGGATATTGTGCCCGACAAAATCGGCCAGGAGATGTTCAAGGTGTGGCAGGAGTCTCCGGTGAAACTGGAGAATCTGGCCAAAGATATGTACTTTAAAAAGCCTGTTCCCTGA